The DNA segment TGCTCAACAAAATCGCGCTGCACGTGTTCGCCACAAGTGTCGTAGTACTTGGTTTCGTTGTCTATCTGGTAGCCGATCACCGCCGGATGGTGTGCGGTGGCCGTAAGTAGCGCACGGATAATACGTTCGGCGTAACGCAGATAAATGGGGCTGGTGATGTCCATTTTCTGCCGATGGCCGTACTTGTTGACTCCCTGCGGCGTTGTGGCCATTACGGAAGGATGTTTTTTAGCTAGCCAGGCAGGAATGGCGTAAGTGGGGGTACCAATAATCACGGCAATCTGGTTGGCATGCATGCGGTCCAGTACGGTCAGCACAGAGGAGAAATCAAACTCACCCTCCCGGCGCTCATAACTGCTCCAGGTGCTTTCAGCGATGCGAACCACGTTGATCCCTGCGGCTTTCATCAGACGGATGTCCTCATCCAAGCGTTCTACCGGCATATATTCACGATAATAGGCGACACCGTATAACAGCTTCTCCATTGCACTTCCCTCATCTCAGTACCGATATGGCGGTACGTTATCCGAAGGGATCAGGTGAAAGATGAAGTATGTCGCTGCCAACATAGAGAAACTCGCTTCTGCGTGAGTCTTTTGATGGGCATCACATATCCCTGAAACGCATAACGCCGTAGGTTATCAACAGACTGCGTTGATGAAAGAGAATCTGTCCCCTTGGTTGACCTGTCAGGATCGCTATTGATCCCGCTCGCGATCCTTGCCATTGATAAGATGACTTTTCCAGTTATCCACTGAGATATTTTTAATATTTTTTATATTGTTATCTCTTTTTAAACCTTTTTAGCGTGCTCCCAGCCCTTGCTATCCGTGGCCTGCGAAGGATCAATATGTATAAATTACCCTCAACAGGTGTAGAGATTGCCCTGATTAGATGTAGAAATCACCCTCAGCATGTGTAATATCTGCCCTTAGCAGATGTAGAAACTGCCCTCAAACAGCAAACTTACGCACAGGGATCAACAGAGGATCGAAATCGGTGGATAAAGACAGGCAAGTTTTGACGCTGGTGGAAGCGGTCATGCCGGTGAGCAAGATCATTGCGCAGTCCAATGAGATGACTGAAGCGGCATATCATCTGACGCGCGATCAGAAACGCATCCTTTTCCTGGCGGTAGGGCGGATACGCAACGCCACAAAAGGCGGTGATAAATCTGCCGGTCTGTGTGAGTTTACCGTTGCCGAGTACGCAGACATGTATAATTTGCCCTCAACGGAGGCCAGCAAAGATATCCGTAATGCTCTGGCTGGGTTTGCAGCTAAGGAAGTATGTATTTTTCGCCCTGAAGAGGATGAAGGAAATGAGAAGGGGAGTGAGGTGTATCCCTGGATGATTAAAAAAGCCTACTCTCCGCGCCGTGGTACTTACATTGTCCATCTGAACCCCTACCTGATGCCATTCTTCACCTCACTTGAGAAGCGGTTTACGAAAATCAAGATCAAGGATGTTGCCGGTATCACCAATCCTTACGCCATTCGCTTGTATGAATCACTTTGTCAGTACAAGAATGCCGAAGGTTCTGGCTTTGCGGTGTTGGGGGTGGAGTGGATGATTGAGCGCTACGGTTTGCCGAAGTCGTACCTGAAAATGGCTGAGTTTAAGCGTGGTTTTCTGGTCAAAGCGGTGAAGGAAATCAAAGAAAAAACCCATATGACAATCACTTACAGTGAGAAGAAATCGGGTAATCGCATCACACATTTTCAGTTCACTTACCAGCAAAGCTAAGGGCAATGTCTACACCTTTCTCCTGAGACGGTCGAGGGTGATTTCTACATCTTCTTTGCTGGTAGAAAGGGAGAACTGAGGGCAATTTCTCCATCTCCTATCCTGATGCACACCCGGGCTTGAGGGCAATTCTTACATCTTCTTCCAACGTCACCTCAAAATGATTTAAGCGCTGCAGTCTGAGGGCAAATCTTACATCTGTTCAGGTACTGGATTGAAAACGGGTTGTTTTTAGTACTCTACTTTTTGGCCTGCACCGAAAGATGAGGACGATTTGGCCACACCCAATGTTCGGCAGGTGTAGTTTTTGCCCTTAGCTGAGGGCAAAAACTACATCATTTCACGTTATTCGCTTCTTACGCTCACTGGAATCGGCGCTTTTGAGGGCAAAAACTACACCTCCTGGCGCGGATCTGGGTCGTCATCGAACATTAAGGGCATTTTCTACACCTGACTCCTGCTTTGGCTCCACGCCAGGAATAGCAGAGGGCAATTTCTCCATCTGCACCTTCTCAGCATGAGGGTGATTGCTACACATCCCGGTAAGCATTAAGGGCAATAACTACACATTACGGATTGGGATATTGAGGGTGATTCCTACATCTCAATATAAACATCATAGGCTTAGCACTTCGTTATTATGTCCGTGCTACAAAGGTCAGGTTCTACGCTTTAACAGAGGATTTCATCCCCAACCAGTCCATCATGCCTTGTGCCGCATGGCGGCCTTCTGCCATCGCGGTGACCACCAAATCGGCACCGCGCACGGCATCTCCTCCGGCAAAGATTTTCGGATTCGTGGTTTGATAACGGAACGTGCTGTCTACGCGGGCAGAGATACGCCCCCGCTGGTCAAGGCAGACGTTCTGACGCTCCAGCCACGGCATTGCATGCGGATTGAAGCCAAAGGCCATAATCACGATATCAGCAGGCATCACAAATTCACTGCCCTCAATGGGAACGGGTTGACGACGCCCTGAGGCATCTGGCTCGCCGGGCTGCGTGCGCAGCAGACGAATGCCACAAACGTTGCCGCTGTTATCCACCTCAAGTTGTAGGGGTTGCACATTAAATTCAAATTCCGCACCTTCGTCGCGGGCGTTTTTCACCTCTTTGCGTGAACCAGGCATATTGGCCTCGTCGCGACGATAAGCACAGGTTACTTTACTCGCCCCGTGGCGTATTGATGTACGCACGCAGTCCATCGCGGTATCTCCGCCACCCAACACCACGACATTCAGACCGGCGGTATTGATAAACGGCTGCTCTGCACTGTCCGGCAGTCCCATCAATTGTCGGGTGTTGGCAATTAAAAACGGCAACGCAGCGCAGACACCTGGTGCATCTTCGTTAAGCAGGTTCGCCTTCATTGACTGATAGGTCCCGACGCCGATAAACACCGCGTCGTAATCACTCAGCAACGCTTCCAGCGCAACGTCTTTGCCAATCTCGCAGTTCAACTCGAAACGGATGCCCATGGCGCTGAAGATTTCACGTCGGCGTGCCAGAAGTGCTTTATCCAGTTTAAAAGAGGGGATACCAAAGGTAAGCAAACCGCCGATTTCCGGGTGGCGGTCATACACGGTGGCGCTGATACCGTTACGTACCAGCACATCGGCGCAGGCCAGCCCGGCGGGTCCGGCCCCGATAATGGCAACGCGTTTATCCACTTTCTGTACCGTGCTCAAATCGGGCCGCCAACCTTGAGTCAGCGCGTGATCCGAGATGTAACGTTCGATATTGCCAATGGTCACCGCGCCATATTCGTCGCGTACCGTGCAGGCGCTTTCACATAACCGGTCCTGTGGGCAAACGCGGCCGGTGATTTCAGGCAGACAGTTGGTTTGGTGCGACAACTCGACGGCGGCGGCAATGTCGCCTTCTTTCACCCGCGACACCCATTGTGGGATGTGGTTATGTAGCGGACAGTTCCATTCGCAGATGCTGTGTTCCCCGCAAGTCAGGCAACGCTGTGCTTCGCGCACTGCCTGATCTGTCTGAAAGGGCAGATAGATTTCATCGAAGCCATTTTGGCGTATTGCTACCGGCAGTTTATCCGGTTCACCACGTGGTGGCGTTGCTCGCATTTGCCGTACTTTGGGATGTTCAGGCGCATGTGGCAACGCCCCGGCGTTTTGCCATGGCTGTGCTTCCTGGCTGGCGGCACGCAAGCGACGCGATCTCACCAGACCAGTCAGCGTCGCGTTATTCACCAGTTGCAGAGCATGGGTAGGACAATGTTGTGCACAGGCTGGGCCTTCAGGGCGGCCAAGGCAGAGATCACACTTGTGCGCGGTGGCTTTGAGCTGCCCATTGCCAACAGGTGTGAGCAGCACCTCGAGGGTGCCAAAAGGGCAGGCGATGACGCAGGATTTGCAGCCAATACACAGCTGCTGATCAACCTGGACTGAATCGTCGATGCGGTTGATTGCGCCATTCGGGCAACTGCGGGCACAGGGTGCATCTTCACAGTGATGACAGGTGACGGCATTGCGTTGCCGCAGATGCTGAATCACGGTAATGCGGGGCTTGAACTGCGCAGGGGTTAACACATGTTGCTCATTATTATGCGACATCACACAGGCAACTTCGCACGCCCGACATCCTATGCATTGCTGGCTGTTCGCCATCACAAAACGGTTCATGACAACCTTCTTTTTTGGCTAAAACCTGATTTATTTTCTGGTTATTGGATTTTAAGGGTAGCCGGATGACAAACAATGTACATTTGCCCAGATCAGGTTATCTGTGATTCTGAAACCAAAATTTATTGCTGGTACAACAAGGCCGTGGAGTTCATAGCGCGCGAATTCGTTACCCTGTCACCGTTGAAAACGACTTATGGCAGCATCAGTTATTGGTTCAAAGAGGGACGGACGTAAGACTTTCTTGGTTTCTGGCACGAAACACCCTTTGCTATATGAGTGAACGTCATGCCTCATTGATAACAGAATGGAGTCCGGATAACCCGTCGCGATTGAGACAGTACAATTTTTCCATCGAATGATAAGGTTAGGTTTCCATATCCACTCTGAGCAGGAACGAAAATGAGCATTTCAGAGAAACATGAATGGCGTAAGAATAGCTTCCTGGTAAGCACAGATAGAGAAAAACTGGATGTTCAGGCTATTCATCGTTATCTGACGAGATCCACCTGGGCCAAGGATATTCCCCTGGAGATCGTCTCGGCGTCGATTGAAAACAGCCTTAACTTTGGCGTTTATTATCATGAACGACAGATAGGTTTCGCTCGTCTGATAACGGATTTTGCTACATTTGCCTATCTTTGCGATGTTTATGTCCTGGAGGATTATCAGGGAGAGGGGCTGGGAAGATGGGTTATGGAATGCATACATAATCACCCTCTGTTCGAACAACTGCGCAGGATTATGTTGTTCACAACAACGGCCCCATGGCTGTATGAAAAGTTTGGCTACGAGCCGGTAAATCGGGAAAACTATGCATGGGCTATTGTCCGACCTGAAATTTATACCAATGGATCAAAAACGGGCTGAAGAACACTCATATTCAACCCCCTACGTCCTGTGATACTTAGCTGCCTGTAATGAGCGACCGGCAGAACGAACCTTTCCGGTCTGGGGCAGCGTTGATGTTTCCAGACTGCCTAAGAGGGTTCCACCAAATAAGGTGACAGAAAATCCGCAATTTCATCTTTACCAATACCCAGCGTAAAGCTGATACCTGCATTTTTTAAAATGCGGAGTCCTTCACCACTGTTTCTTGGATGCGGATCTTCAATAGCAATATAGATATGTCGTGGCTTCATCTCAGCAAGTGTTCGAGCACAGGAGGGGGTTCTGCCTTGATAGGAGCAAGGTTCAAGCGTGACAAAGATGTCACATTCACCCATTGGAAACGTTAGTCTTGAGATAGCGTCAATCTCAGCGTGATGATGGCCTGGGGATTGAGTGAAACCTTTGGAAACCACAACACCATTATGAACAATCACGCATCCTACCGGTGGATTTGGTCTGCATTCAGGCAGTGCCAGGCGAGAGTATTCAAGCGCTAACAACATGAAGTCCAGTTCTTTACTCATCCACTTTTCTTCCTGAGTAGGTCAGTCATAGGCTTACGATTTTTAAGGCAATTGGCATAAATGTCCATAAGTTAGCTACCCTCAAACACCATCCATTCTGGACATTCTTTAGGTGAACATTGGGTGTTCAATCAAACCAGGTTTGTTCATCACTTGTCGCTATTCTCAAGCTGACAGTTATCTGTTCAGGTACGATTCTGGATAGCGACAGTGGAGGCAGGTTATTTACATCAAAAAATCCAACGTCAAGTGATTCATGGCTGATGGCAAGACTGCCACCGATTTCTTCGCACAGGAAAATCAACTTGTAAACATGCCAGGGTAATGGCGGATGCCCGTGTAGATTCCGATCCCATACCCCAAGAAGTTTGGTTACTTTTACTTGTAGTCCCGTTTCTTCCTCAACCTCACGGCGTACAGCTTCCAATGGCCGATCTCCGACATCAGCCCAACCGCCAGGGAGGCTCCATAACCCATCTGCAGCTTCCCTGACCATTAGAAGCCGGCCATCACGTAAAATGAATGCACGGACGTCTGTTTAGGGGGTTGCATATCCCGTCTCAGAAACGTTTATTAGTGCTTCTCTTGGGAGATCAAAATGGGAACTAAGCATCTCAGTGGCAATTTCTCTCAGAGTTTCATAACGTTCTTTATCAAAAACGTCTTTTGAATAAGTCAGGCCAGACTGGGCTAATGCCTGTAGTTTCTGCGCAATAGCAATCATATTCTCTTGGTCCAGGATTCCTGACATTTCACATCCTCTTCTCAGCATTTCAAAGGGTTAGTTTAGTTCTTATGTGATTGATGAAAAGTATCACATTTAACCTCAACAGATTTGGTTAAGCGAAATTTAGAGACTGCTGGAAGCATAGAACCTGTTACGACGAAGCAAAGTATTTGCTGGCTCTCAAAGCGCGAAACTCGCCCTTACTGAAGCCATAAAAAGCTTGTCGAATGTCTCAGGGCGTGAAGCGGACATCGATGGGAACAGCGAATCGCGCATTAAGCGTTAAGGATCTCTGGGTATAGATGATTAGTCATCGTGTAGCCGCTAACAGGCCTCATAGTTTATGCTTTGAGCATATAGATGCATGATTTTACTGTCTGCCCGGAAGATATAGTTACCTCAACGGGTACCCGTTCATACTCAAAACCTTCGAACTCATCGAGTATGTGCCAATGTAGATGCAAATCATCTGACGTGAAAAGAAAACCCTGTACACGATTACCTGAATCATCTAATACGATCCCAGGAAATCCCATCTCTGCTCCCCAACCTCTATCTAATAAAGAACCAACTACGTGGCCTTCCTGCCATGTACCCCCGATATTCTCAAGAATATGAGCATTCGGTCGACCAGGGCCCAGCGTCCCGTAAACAAACAAGCTTTCCATCATTCCTCCGATTATCGTAATGCAAATGTGAATGTTCTATGTGCTAGTTTTGATTTTCGGACTCTGGCCTGACAAATCATTTGT comes from the Pantoea sp. At-9b genome and includes:
- a CDS encoding gamma-glutamylcyclotransferase family protein: MESLFVYGTLGPGRPNAHILENIGGTWQEGHVVGSLLDRGWGAEMGFPGIVLDDSGNRVQGFLFTSDDLHLHWHILDEFEGFEYERVPVEVTISSGQTVKSCIYMLKA
- a CDS encoding GNAT family N-acetyltransferase; protein product: MSISEKHEWRKNSFLVSTDREKLDVQAIHRYLTRSTWAKDIPLEIVSASIENSLNFGVYYHERQIGFARLITDFATFAYLCDVYVLEDYQGEGLGRWVMECIHNHPLFEQLRRIMLFTTTAPWLYEKFGYEPVNRENYAWAIVRPEIYTNGSKTG
- a CDS encoding RepB family plasmid replication initiator protein, with the translated sequence MPVSKIIAQSNEMTEAAYHLTRDQKRILFLAVGRIRNATKGGDKSAGLCEFTVAEYADMYNLPSTEASKDIRNALAGFAAKEVCIFRPEEDEGNEKGSEVYPWMIKKAYSPRRGTYIVHLNPYLMPFFTSLEKRFTKIKIKDVAGITNPYAIRLYESLCQYKNAEGSGFAVLGVEWMIERYGLPKSYLKMAEFKRGFLVKAVKEIKEKTHMTITYSEKKSGNRITHFQFTYQQS
- a CDS encoding NUDIX domain-containing protein gives rise to the protein MLRDGRLLMVREAADGLWSLPGGWADVGDRPLEAVRREVEEETGLQVKVTKLLGVWDRNLHGHPPLPWHVYKLIFLCEEIGGSLAISHESLDVGFFDVNNLPPLSLSRIVPEQITVSLRIATSDEQTWFD
- a CDS encoding diaminohydroxyphosphoribosylaminopyrimidine deaminase — translated: MSKELDFMLLALEYSRLALPECRPNPPVGCVIVHNGVVVSKGFTQSPGHHHAEIDAISRLTFPMGECDIFVTLEPCSYQGRTPSCARTLAEMKPRHIYIAIEDPHPRNSGEGLRILKNAGISFTLGIGKDEIADFLSPYLVEPS
- the aegA gene encoding formate-dependent uric acid utilization protein AegA, whose translation is MNRFVMANSQQCIGCRACEVACVMSHNNEQHVLTPAQFKPRITVIQHLRQRNAVTCHHCEDAPCARSCPNGAINRIDDSVQVDQQLCIGCKSCVIACPFGTLEVLLTPVGNGQLKATAHKCDLCLGRPEGPACAQHCPTHALQLVNNATLTGLVRSRRLRAASQEAQPWQNAGALPHAPEHPKVRQMRATPPRGEPDKLPVAIRQNGFDEIYLPFQTDQAVREAQRCLTCGEHSICEWNCPLHNHIPQWVSRVKEGDIAAAVELSHQTNCLPEITGRVCPQDRLCESACTVRDEYGAVTIGNIERYISDHALTQGWRPDLSTVQKVDKRVAIIGAGPAGLACADVLVRNGISATVYDRHPEIGGLLTFGIPSFKLDKALLARRREIFSAMGIRFELNCEIGKDVALEALLSDYDAVFIGVGTYQSMKANLLNEDAPGVCAALPFLIANTRQLMGLPDSAEQPFINTAGLNVVVLGGGDTAMDCVRTSIRHGASKVTCAYRRDEANMPGSRKEVKNARDEGAEFEFNVQPLQLEVDNSGNVCGIRLLRTQPGEPDASGRRQPVPIEGSEFVMPADIVIMAFGFNPHAMPWLERQNVCLDQRGRISARVDSTFRYQTTNPKIFAGGDAVRGADLVVTAMAEGRHAAQGMMDWLGMKSSVKA
- a CDS encoding NUDIX hydrolase N-terminal domain-containing protein — encoded protein: MSGILDQENMIAIAQKLQALAQSGLTYSKDVFDKERYETLREIATEMLSSHFDLPREALINVSETGYATP